The following are from one region of the Paenibacillus sabinae T27 genome:
- a CDS encoding MFS transporter has protein sequence MTGLRNLRVLYAMRFFGSLIPAYVIERLYWEERGMSIQMVVYTEMIFAVTVVLLELPTGIIADRWSRKRMLVLASLLGCFEFLILLYADSFRHFALAVFLAAVGRSAGSGAENALLYDSLKAAGREESFEQVLGRLNAVDIASTMLAAMCGSVLAGRFGYGLNYWISLASSIAALFFTFMLVEPAASGEAEREKGMPASASIAGSVRFFRSNRGVLPVMLSGMVTGASLNFIDEFWQLYLDRVGIPAAAFGLFSASIFLLRLPGNILAYKLKSRLGSRLLLTAVTAVLAAGFLYLSMARNASGLASIFLICLAGGLIEPLAAGYLHHRIGSSMRATLDSFQSLGLNVALIAAGLGFGYFSSRWDVFGGYGFIGMLCLAFGVYFAFASSKI, from the coding sequence CGGGTGCTGTATGCGATGCGTTTTTTTGGCAGTCTCATTCCGGCTTATGTGATCGAGAGGCTGTATTGGGAAGAACGGGGCATGAGTATCCAGATGGTTGTATATACGGAGATGATTTTTGCGGTGACGGTTGTGCTGCTGGAGCTTCCGACCGGCATTATTGCGGACAGATGGAGCCGCAAGCGGATGTTGGTTCTGGCCTCGCTGCTCGGCTGCTTCGAGTTTCTGATTCTGCTCTATGCGGATTCGTTCCGGCACTTCGCGCTGGCCGTATTTCTCGCGGCAGTGGGCCGTTCGGCGGGAAGCGGCGCGGAGAATGCGCTGCTCTACGATTCGCTGAAGGCGGCCGGACGGGAGGAGTCCTTTGAGCAGGTGCTGGGCCGCCTGAATGCCGTCGACATCGCCTCCACAATGCTCGCCGCCATGTGCGGAAGCGTTCTGGCCGGCCGCTTCGGCTATGGGTTGAACTACTGGATTTCGCTGGCCAGTTCCATTGCCGCGCTCTTCTTCACATTCATGCTGGTTGAACCCGCCGCAAGCGGCGAGGCGGAGAGGGAGAAGGGGATGCCTGCCTCGGCCTCTATTGCGGGCTCCGTGCGCTTTTTCAGAAGCAACCGGGGCGTCCTGCCAGTCATGCTGTCCGGAATGGTGACGGGGGCGTCGCTGAACTTCATCGATGAATTCTGGCAGCTTTATCTGGACCGGGTCGGGATTCCGGCAGCGGCCTTCGGCTTGTTCTCGGCGTCGATATTTCTGCTCAGGCTCCCGGGCAATATACTTGCCTACAAGCTGAAGAGCCGCCTAGGGAGCAGGCTGCTGCTGACGGCGGTTACCGCCGTCCTTGCTGCGGGCTTCCTGTATCTGTCCATGGCGCGGAACGCCAGCGGACTGGCGTCGATCTTCCTGATCTGTCTGGCCGGCGGCTTGATCGAACCACTTGCGGCCGGATATCTGCATCACCGGATCGGCTCGTCCATGAGAGCGACGCTGGATTCGTTTCAGTCGCTGGGCCTTAATGTGGCGCTTATCGCCGCCGGCCTCGGGTTCGGCTATTTTTCATCCCGCTGGGATGTGTTCGGGGGCTATGGCTTTATCGGAATGCTGTGTCTGGCATTCGGCGTTTATTTCGCATTTGCGTCTTCAAAAATATAA
- a CDS encoding ClC family H(+)/Cl(-) exchange transporter, which yields MKKHQESHTGSLLASWFNFKFRLLAGGVTVGLLSGAAVVLYRYSLETALSAAHSVYSFERTHVWLIPLWFIVLILGGWVTGLLVKKHPMIAGSGIPQVKGVLKGKLEMNWWRVFLAKFAGGTLSIGAGLSLGREGPSIQIGASIAQGFSKVLGKMKTEENFLITCGASAGLAAAFNAPIAGVIFALEELHSSFSPFIMMSALAASLAADFVSKEFFGLGPIFHFTGLGAVPLSQYAHLLGLGAVVGCMGIGFNGALYKFQNLYRRLPVRQEFKPVLPFLLAGLLGLVMPRVLGGGNDLVNELMSGHFTITALFILLAVKFFFTLLSFGSSAPGGIFLPMLVLGSISGGLYTQIVNGLAGYPALETGRFLILAMAGYLTASVKAPITGIILITEMTGSFTSLLSTGIVCLTAYTVAEIFRSRPVYEVLLERITSRGAAAEPEAPAGKSVMEIPVHPGSSLDGLRIKEFSWPPHCLIVSIRRGELELIPGGEARLQGGDYLVILTDHRYASDIRDRLTDAASDCSAV from the coding sequence ATGAAGAAACATCAAGAAAGCCATACCGGAAGCCTACTTGCGTCATGGTTCAATTTCAAATTCAGGCTGCTGGCCGGAGGAGTTACGGTCGGACTATTGTCCGGAGCCGCAGTCGTGCTGTACCGGTACTCGCTGGAAACCGCGCTTTCTGCAGCGCATTCGGTCTATTCGTTCGAGCGAACCCACGTCTGGCTGATTCCGCTGTGGTTCATTGTTCTTATTCTTGGGGGCTGGGTAACCGGTCTGCTGGTGAAGAAGCATCCGATGATTGCGGGGAGCGGCATCCCTCAAGTGAAGGGGGTGCTGAAGGGGAAGCTCGAGATGAACTGGTGGCGGGTATTCCTTGCCAAATTCGCCGGGGGCACACTGAGCATCGGGGCGGGGCTGTCTCTGGGAAGGGAAGGCCCTTCCATCCAGATTGGAGCAAGTATAGCCCAGGGATTTAGCAAGGTGCTTGGAAAAATGAAAACGGAAGAAAATTTTCTGATAACATGCGGAGCCAGTGCGGGGCTGGCCGCTGCTTTTAACGCTCCGATCGCGGGTGTCATTTTTGCCCTGGAGGAACTGCATTCCAGTTTCTCGCCGTTCATCATGATGTCGGCTCTGGCCGCATCCCTCGCGGCGGATTTTGTGTCTAAGGAATTTTTCGGCTTGGGCCCGATCTTTCATTTTACCGGTTTGGGCGCGGTGCCCTTAAGTCAATACGCCCATCTCCTTGGGCTTGGAGCCGTTGTCGGCTGCATGGGTATCGGCTTCAACGGAGCGCTGTATAAGTTCCAGAATCTATACCGCCGTCTGCCGGTACGGCAGGAATTCAAGCCGGTGCTGCCGTTCTTGCTAGCCGGTCTGCTGGGTCTTGTCATGCCCCGGGTGCTGGGCGGAGGCAATGATCTGGTTAATGAGCTGATGTCCGGCCACTTTACGATCACGGCACTGTTTATTCTCCTGGCGGTCAAGTTCTTTTTTACACTACTGAGCTTTGGCTCCTCCGCGCCGGGCGGCATTTTTCTGCCGATGCTGGTGCTTGGAAGCATTTCCGGCGGTCTGTACACCCAGATTGTGAACGGGCTGGCGGGCTATCCAGCACTGGAAACCGGCCGCTTTCTCATTCTGGCTATGGCCGGCTATTTAACAGCCAGCGTGAAAGCCCCGATTACGGGCATCATTCTGATCACCGAAATGACCGGCTCGTTCACAAGCCTTCTGTCCACCGGCATTGTCTGTCTTACCGCTTATACGGTGGCGGAGATTTTCCGTTCGCGGCCGGTATACGAGGTGTTGCTAGAGCGCATCACAAGCAGGGGAGCGGCGGCGGAGCCGGAGGCGCCCGCCGGAAAATCGGTAATGGAAATCCCCGTTCATCCGGGGTCTTCGCTGGACGGGCTGCGCATCAAGGAGTTCTCCTGGCCGCCGCACTGCCTGATCGTCTCGATCCGCCGGGGAGAGCTGGAACTGATTCCCGGCGGAGAAGCGCGGCTTCAGGGCGGCGATTATCTTGTGATTTTGACGGATCACCGGTATGCTTCCGATATTCGGGACCGTCTGACGGACGCGGCGTCGGATTGCAGCGCGGTGTAG
- a CDS encoding LacI family DNA-binding transcriptional regulator → MAERVTIQDIADALGLSRNTVSKALNNHPQIPEGTRERILQKAAELKYKNFSSINMGNIALLTRGDINVISFYAETIKGMETALSARGFNLILTLVKPEDIRNNALPANINPFNIDGIVCIEIFHKPYIETILGAGIPTVFIDSLPNTVFDSHKYDILMVENEFATYTLTKTLIDEGHEHIGFIGDLYHCRSFYERWLGFERAMRASGYEPDPAFSITPDDTQPYLSVEWMTAQLKGLAKLPTAFICANDDIGISAVRALREMKVQVPEQIEVTGFDDIANAKIIDPPLTTVHTYPYELGTRVVETLLNRIEQPDRHKETIYLDTSVVLRGSTRRRNEVGEAAQLPQ, encoded by the coding sequence ATGGCTGAAAGAGTGACCATTCAAGATATCGCCGATGCTTTGGGCTTGTCACGCAACACTGTTTCCAAAGCGCTGAACAATCATCCGCAAATCCCCGAGGGAACCCGGGAGAGGATTCTCCAAAAGGCAGCCGAGCTGAAATACAAAAATTTCTCCAGCATAAACATGGGGAACATCGCGCTGCTCACCCGCGGCGACATTAACGTCATCAGCTTCTACGCCGAGACGATCAAAGGCATGGAAACAGCGCTGAGCGCCCGGGGTTTCAATCTGATTCTGACCTTGGTCAAGCCTGAAGATATCCGAAACAACGCGCTGCCGGCCAACATCAATCCGTTTAACATCGACGGGATCGTGTGCATTGAGATTTTTCATAAGCCTTACATTGAAACGATCCTCGGCGCCGGAATTCCCACCGTATTCATCGACTCCCTGCCCAACACCGTCTTTGACAGCCACAAGTATGACATCCTAATGGTCGAGAACGAGTTCGCCACCTATACCCTTACCAAAACGCTGATCGATGAGGGGCATGAGCATATCGGCTTTATCGGGGATCTGTATCACTGCCGCAGCTTTTACGAGAGATGGCTCGGGTTCGAGCGCGCGATGAGGGCATCCGGATATGAGCCGGACCCCGCCTTCAGCATCACGCCGGACGACACGCAGCCTTACCTGTCCGTCGAGTGGATGACGGCGCAGCTGAAAGGCCTGGCCAAGCTTCCTACCGCATTCATATGCGCCAATGATGATATCGGCATCTCTGCGGTCCGTGCGCTCAGGGAAATGAAGGTTCAGGTGCCCGAACAAATTGAAGTGACAGGATTTGACGACATTGCCAACGCCAAAATCATTGACCCGCCGCTGACCACCGTTCATACCTATCCATACGAGCTCGGCACCCGCGTCGTCGAGACGCTGCTGAACCGGATTGAACAGCCGGACCGCCATAAGGAAACCATCTATCTGGATACCAGCGTCGTTCTGCGGGGATCGACCCGGCGGCGGAATGAGGTGGGCGAAGCCGCACAATTGCCGCAGTAG
- a CDS encoding glycoside hydrolase family 32 protein, protein MTETYHELYRPQYHLTPPEGPMSDPNGMVFYEGEYHQFYQFTGRWGHAVSRDLLHWEHLPLALVTDDLGDIWSGSAVVDWNDSSGFFGGGSGLVAIFTHFKDGLQSQSIAYSPDKGRTWVKYSGNPVIPNPGLNDFRDPKVLWHEQTGRWAMAVSVDRAIHFYSSPNLRDWQFESVFEGTGCQDAVWECPDLFQLPVLGEPGQSRWVLHVSIGDNEVTDGSTAQYFVGHFDGRRFVCEHEGSAPRWTDYGQDFYAAVSYSDIPWEDGRTIWLGWTSNWQYPFHSPTEPWKGGMSIPRTLVLARNGAGELHLAQQPVQELENLREEPVRFGPLEVKDEILRLPFSGLSYEFEAEVSWDRTAEWGIRVRVSDDGEQHTVLGFSPEREELFLDRRKSGFSELPKRTGGTANFAKVFRAPRSGEDGRLFLRGFVDDSVIEWFVGDGEEVFTSLVYPRLESGGLELFARGGNATFSHFTVYPLKSVWT, encoded by the coding sequence ATGACTGAAACGTACCATGAGCTTTACCGCCCGCAATATCATTTGACACCGCCGGAGGGGCCAATGAGCGATCCGAACGGTATGGTGTTCTATGAAGGAGAGTATCATCAGTTTTATCAATTTACGGGTCGATGGGGGCATGCGGTAAGCCGCGATTTGCTGCATTGGGAGCATCTGCCGCTGGCGCTTGTAACCGATGATCTGGGCGACATCTGGTCCGGCAGCGCCGTGGTGGACTGGAACGACAGCAGCGGTTTCTTCGGCGGCGGCAGCGGTCTGGTTGCCATCTTCACCCACTTCAAGGATGGCTTACAGTCCCAGAGCATCGCTTACAGCCCGGACAAAGGCCGGACCTGGGTGAAGTATTCGGGCAATCCGGTCATTCCCAATCCCGGCCTGAATGATTTTCGCGACCCGAAGGTACTCTGGCATGAGCAGACGGGCCGCTGGGCGATGGCGGTTAGTGTGGACCGGGCCATTCACTTCTACAGCTCGCCCAATTTGCGCGATTGGCAGTTTGAAAGCGTGTTTGAAGGTACCGGCTGCCAGGATGCGGTATGGGAGTGCCCCGATCTGTTCCAGCTTCCCGTTCTGGGAGAGCCGGGCCAGAGCCGCTGGGTGCTGCATGTCAGCATCGGGGACAACGAGGTGACGGATGGCTCCACCGCCCAGTATTTCGTCGGACACTTCGACGGCCGCCGCTTTGTCTGTGAGCATGAGGGCAGCGCTCCCCGGTGGACCGATTACGGGCAGGACTTCTATGCCGCTGTTTCCTATTCGGATATTCCCTGGGAAGACGGCCGGACGATCTGGCTCGGCTGGACCTCCAATTGGCAGTATCCGTTTCATTCACCCACCGAGCCTTGGAAAGGCGGCATGTCGATTCCAAGGACGCTGGTGCTTGCAAGAAACGGCGCCGGCGAGCTTCATCTGGCGCAGCAGCCGGTTCAGGAGCTTGAGAATTTGCGCGAAGAGCCGGTCCGCTTCGGTCCGCTGGAGGTGAAGGATGAGATTCTTCGCCTGCCCTTCTCGGGGCTTTCGTACGAGTTCGAGGCGGAAGTAAGCTGGGACCGCACGGCGGAGTGGGGAATACGCGTCAGGGTCTCGGATGACGGGGAGCAGCATACTGTTCTCGGATTCAGCCCGGAACGCGAAGAGCTGTTTCTCGACCGCCGCAAGTCGGGCTTCAGCGAACTGCCGAAGCGCACGGGTGGAACGGCGAATTTTGCCAAGGTATTCCGGGCGCCGAGAAGCGGTGAAGACGGCAGGTTGTTCTTGCGGGGCTTTGTCGATGATTCGGTCATCGAGTGGTTCGTCGGAGACGGTGAGGAAGTGTTCACATCGCTTGTCTATCCCCGCCTGGAGAGCGGAGGACTGGAATTGTTCGCCCGTGGCGGAAACGCCACATTCAGCCATTTTACGGTTTATCCTCTGAAATCGGTTTGGACATAA
- a CDS encoding glycoside hydrolase family 32 protein, which yields MSNTLQNETVPITNNRYRLQYHLMPPVGWMNDPNGLIYYKGEYHAFYQHYPYGPYQGPMHWGHAKSKDLVHWEHLPIALTPSMPYDSGENTVYGCWSGSGVDDGGVLTLIYTGHVESNNPVEVQCIARSTDGIHFEKGPVSVIDGPPDAECFGFRDPKVWKRGDKWHLVVGYGKDGKGKALHYTSADLDEWAYEGIAAESDGTMGDMWECPDLFPLGEAADSHVLIFSPMNIAPVKTLYLSGQFDYDTGKFSNQHKDRVDYGFDFYAPQTFEDASGRRIMFGWMNIWGAEMPEKEDGWMGAFTLPRVLTLAEDGSLLANPAEELKALRGSHVDAANVLLKDSEDFIPGGAAGSALEIEAVFAADSSSDAEFGLRVRCSEDGSQYTEISYKASEGVLRMNRDHAGAGEGGVSEATLAQAEDGRIKLRVFLDSSSVELFANDGRRTITNRIYPLESSLGLKLFSRGGDTLLETLNIWQLEPGQTAGAGE from the coding sequence GTGAGCAATACGCTGCAAAATGAAACGGTGCCAATCACCAATAACCGCTACAGGCTTCAATATCATTTAATGCCGCCTGTCGGCTGGATGAACGATCCGAACGGACTCATTTATTATAAAGGCGAATATCACGCGTTCTACCAGCACTACCCTTACGGCCCTTATCAGGGACCGATGCACTGGGGACATGCGAAGAGCAAGGATCTCGTGCATTGGGAGCATCTCCCGATCGCGCTGACACCCTCGATGCCATACGACAGCGGTGAAAATACGGTGTACGGCTGCTGGTCGGGCAGCGGGGTGGACGATGGCGGCGTGCTGACGCTGATCTATACGGGGCATGTGGAAAGCAACAATCCGGTTGAGGTGCAGTGCATTGCGCGCAGTACGGACGGCATTCATTTTGAAAAAGGGCCGGTTAGCGTCATTGATGGCCCCCCGGATGCGGAGTGCTTCGGCTTCCGCGATCCGAAAGTGTGGAAGCGCGGCGACAAATGGCATCTGGTTGTCGGTTACGGCAAGGACGGCAAAGGCAAGGCGCTTCACTATACCTCAGCCGATCTGGATGAATGGGCCTACGAAGGGATTGCGGCCGAGAGTGACGGAACGATGGGCGATATGTGGGAATGCCCGGATCTGTTCCCGCTTGGAGAAGCGGCGGACAGTCATGTGCTCATCTTCTCTCCGATGAATATTGCGCCCGTCAAGACACTGTATTTGTCCGGACAGTTCGACTATGATACGGGGAAATTCAGCAATCAGCATAAGGACCGGGTGGACTACGGCTTCGACTTCTACGCGCCGCAGACCTTCGAGGATGCGTCGGGCCGCCGGATTATGTTCGGCTGGATGAATATTTGGGGAGCGGAGATGCCGGAGAAGGAAGACGGCTGGATGGGCGCCTTCACTCTGCCGCGTGTGCTTACACTCGCGGAAGACGGCAGCCTGCTGGCTAACCCTGCCGAGGAATTGAAGGCGCTGCGGGGCAGCCATGTGGACGCGGCCAACGTCCTGCTGAAGGACAGTGAAGATTTCATTCCGGGTGGAGCGGCAGGAAGCGCGCTGGAGATTGAAGCCGTTTTTGCGGCCGATTCTTCGTCCGATGCCGAGTTCGGCCTGCGCGTGCGCTGCTCGGAAGACGGCTCGCAGTATACGGAAATTTCCTATAAAGCCTCCGAAGGCGTATTGCGGATGAACCGCGACCATGCCGGAGCGGGCGAAGGCGGCGTCAGTGAAGCGACGCTCGCTCAGGCGGAGGACGGACGGATCAAGCTGCGCGTATTCCTTGACAGCTCTTCGGTAGAGCTGTTCGCCAATGACGGACGCCGGACGATTACGAACCGGATTTATCCGCTGGAAAGCAGCCTCGGCCTCAAGCTGTTCTCAAGAGGCGGAGATACCCTGCTTGAAACGCTGAATATCTGGCAGTTGGAGCCTGGGCAAACGGCAGGAGCAGGAGAATAA